One window from the genome of Streptomyces sp. NBC_00708 encodes:
- a CDS encoding VWA domain-containing protein, protein MGTGHHRGGVRAGTLIGGALFALVAGVLPAPAVTPDAQGAPAAGRSGGNSSLVMVLDSSGSMGDDDGTGRTRMESARAAVSTVVDGLPDGHPTGLRVYGADRPRGCTDTRLVQPVRELDRDALKRAVAGVRPRGDTPIGLSLRRAADDLPEPAGGAIGTRTILLVSDGEDNCGAPAPCEVAEQLGREGLGLRIDTVGFQVKGPAREQLECIAHAGNGRYYDAPDADALARQLQRAAQLSADGYRLKGRRVAGAATADRAPVLAPGQYLDTIGPGEKRYYAVDLDDASTADFAATAVPQPGAAVDAFDALTTRIEHSEHGYCAANTERFLQREGAVPLTAAVARVPSPDGGRDCDGAGRYRLVVERASKKGSDAARWPLELVYGVEKPLADGVTPAQSQAEYGEGGSATLPTGDPREVRGGTGFNDARELGRGVWRDRILPSQTLWYKVPAGWGQQVVYDVEFANEPTVDRPGGTYSYGASRLYTPARHPLGEGGEFRASTMYDGRPAAVRMGGVPVAWTNRYENRSEVQPVHVGGDFYISVTLGAGAAEIAENPEIGVVLRVAVLGEERTGPGDDAPTVAEKPGGNADGADNRGDSAASADSGDAGGAGWAVVAAAGAGAAAMAVVLAVFVYVRGRRGAAARMTRGSA, encoded by the coding sequence GTGGGGACAGGCCATCACCGCGGCGGTGTGCGGGCGGGGACATTGATCGGCGGGGCGCTGTTCGCCCTGGTGGCGGGCGTGCTGCCGGCCCCGGCGGTGACGCCGGACGCACAGGGGGCACCGGCGGCCGGACGGTCGGGCGGTAACAGCAGTCTGGTCATGGTGCTCGACTCCTCCGGTTCCATGGGGGACGACGACGGCACCGGGCGCACCCGGATGGAGAGCGCCCGCGCGGCCGTCTCCACCGTGGTCGACGGGCTGCCGGACGGGCATCCGACCGGGCTGCGGGTCTACGGCGCCGACCGGCCGCGCGGCTGCACGGACACCCGGCTCGTCCAGCCGGTGCGCGAGCTCGACCGGGACGCGCTGAAGCGAGCGGTCGCGGGGGTGCGGCCCCGGGGCGACACCCCCATCGGGCTCTCGCTGCGCAGGGCGGCCGACGACCTGCCGGAGCCGGCGGGCGGCGCCATCGGCACACGCACGATCCTGCTGGTCTCGGACGGCGAGGACAACTGCGGTGCGCCGGCGCCCTGCGAGGTTGCGGAACAGCTCGGCAGGGAAGGGCTCGGGCTGCGGATCGACACCGTCGGCTTCCAGGTGAAGGGCCCCGCCCGCGAACAGTTGGAGTGCATCGCGCACGCGGGCAACGGCCGCTACTACGACGCACCGGACGCCGATGCGCTGGCCCGTCAGCTCCAGCGCGCGGCCCAGCTCTCCGCGGACGGCTACCGGCTGAAGGGCCGTCGGGTGGCGGGCGCGGCCACGGCCGACCGGGCACCCGTGCTCGCTCCCGGGCAGTACCTGGACACCATCGGGCCGGGCGAGAAGCGGTACTACGCGGTGGATCTCGACGATGCTTCCACGGCGGACTTCGCCGCGACCGCGGTCCCGCAACCGGGGGCGGCCGTCGATGCGTTCGACGCGCTGACCACCAGGATCGAGCACTCCGAGCACGGGTACTGCGCGGCGAACACCGAGCGCTTCCTGCAGAGGGAGGGTGCGGTGCCGCTGACGGCCGCCGTCGCCCGTGTCCCCTCGCCGGACGGTGGCCGCGACTGCGACGGTGCGGGCCGCTACCGGCTCGTGGTGGAGCGGGCGAGCAAGAAGGGCTCGGACGCGGCGCGTTGGCCCCTGGAGCTCGTGTACGGGGTCGAGAAGCCCCTGGCGGACGGCGTGACGCCCGCGCAGTCACAGGCGGAGTACGGCGAGGGCGGGAGCGCCACGCTGCCCACCGGCGATCCGCGCGAGGTGCGCGGCGGCACCGGCTTCAACGACGCGCGGGAACTCGGCCGGGGCGTGTGGCGCGACCGGATCCTGCCGTCGCAGACGCTCTGGTACAAGGTGCCGGCGGGCTGGGGCCAGCAGGTGGTGTACGACGTGGAGTTCGCGAACGAGCCCACGGTGGACCGGCCCGGGGGAACGTACTCGTACGGTGCCAGCCGGCTCTACACACCGGCCCGCCATCCGCTCGGCGAGGGCGGTGAGTTCCGGGCGAGCACGATGTATGACGGCAGGCCCGCGGCGGTCCGGATGGGTGGGGTTCCCGTCGCCTGGACCAACCGCTACGAGAACCGCTCCGAGGTCCAGCCGGTGCACGTCGGGGGCGATTTCTACATCTCGGTGACCCTGGGCGCAGGCGCCGCGGAGATCGCGGAGAACCCGGAGATCGGGGTGGTCCTGCGGGTGGCGGTGCTGGGCGAGGAACGCACCGGTCCGGGAGACGACGCCCCGACGGTCGCGGAGAAGCCGGGCGGGAACGCCGACGGTGCGGACAATCGGGGCGATTCCGCCGCCTCCGCAGACAGCGGTGATGCGGGAGGGGCAGGATGGGCCGTCGTTGCGGCCGCGGGCGCGGGGGCTGCCGCCATGGCCGTGGTCCTGGCCGTGTTCGTATATGTACGCGGTCGCCGCGGGGCAGCCGCACGGATGACGAGGGGAAGCGCGTGA
- a CDS encoding protein kinase yields the protein MGEVFAGRYELVDPIGRGGVGAVWRAWDHRRRRYVAAKVLQQSDAHTLLRFVREQALRIEHPHVLAPASWAADDDQVLFTMDLVSGGSLAHVIGDYGPLPPRFVCTLLDQLLSGLSTVHAEGVVHRDIKPANILMEATGRGRPHLRLSDFGISMRKGEPRLTETNYVVGTLGYFAPEQMMGAEPDFPADLFAVGLVALYLLQGTKPDSQDLIENFAAHGTPSAPDGVPEPLWQVIAGLLQPDPQDRFRTATGARKALNAAVEMLPEPSHDEEPVEVFDQIGPLPEGFGPDGPERSGRTPGPHTPDPRPTGQQAPSQASPVIPAPETPAPQPPSPQPTGPQPGGPFAPQPGVQQPQPYPSAPASMSETGSFHLPPPEPAVPAHQAPQTAAPAASYGYPGPAPAGYAAPYADPAHAPAPGPHDQSLTRPYTAPQQGAPFQGVQGVQGSAPAPRTRPGPSPKVAVPVLLVALVCFAVGIWALTQV from the coding sequence ATGGGTGAGGTCTTCGCCGGACGGTACGAACTGGTCGATCCGATCGGACGCGGTGGGGTCGGTGCCGTGTGGCGCGCCTGGGACCACCGGCGCCGCCGCTATGTGGCGGCCAAGGTCCTGCAGCAGAGCGACGCGCACACGCTGCTCCGCTTCGTCCGCGAACAGGCGCTGCGCATCGAGCATCCCCATGTGCTGGCGCCGGCCAGCTGGGCCGCCGACGACGACCAGGTGCTGTTCACCATGGACCTCGTCAGCGGCGGCTCGCTGGCCCATGTCATCGGCGACTACGGCCCGTTGCCCCCTCGGTTCGTCTGCACCCTGCTCGACCAGCTGCTGTCCGGCCTCTCGACGGTGCACGCCGAGGGTGTCGTGCACCGGGACATCAAACCCGCCAACATCCTTATGGAAGCGACCGGCCGGGGCCGGCCGCACCTGCGCCTGTCCGACTTCGGCATCTCCATGCGCAAGGGCGAGCCCCGTCTCACCGAGACGAACTACGTGGTGGGGACGCTGGGTTACTTCGCGCCCGAGCAGATGATGGGAGCGGAACCGGACTTCCCCGCCGACCTCTTCGCCGTCGGCCTGGTCGCCCTCTATCTGCTCCAGGGCACCAAGCCCGACTCCCAGGACCTCATCGAGAACTTCGCCGCGCACGGTACGCCGAGCGCCCCCGACGGCGTCCCGGAGCCGTTGTGGCAGGTCATCGCGGGGCTCCTGCAGCCGGACCCGCAGGACCGTTTCCGTACCGCCACGGGGGCGCGCAAGGCCCTGAACGCCGCCGTGGAGATGCTGCCCGAACCCTCGCACGACGAGGAGCCGGTGGAGGTCTTCGACCAGATCGGCCCGCTGCCCGAGGGCTTCGGCCCCGACGGGCCGGAGCGGTCGGGCCGGACGCCGGGGCCGCACACGCCGGACCCCCGGCCCACCGGTCAGCAGGCCCCGTCCCAGGCGTCCCCGGTCATCCCGGCCCCGGAAACCCCGGCTCCCCAGCCCCCTTCGCCCCAGCCCACCGGCCCGCAGCCCGGCGGGCCGTTCGCCCCGCAGCCGGGCGTACAGCAGCCGCAGCCCTACCCGTCCGCGCCCGCGTCCATGTCCGAGACGGGCAGCTTCCACCTTCCGCCTCCCGAGCCGGCCGTTCCCGCGCACCAGGCTCCGCAAACGGCCGCGCCGGCGGCCTCGTACGGCTATCCGGGCCCCGCACCGGCCGGATACGCCGCCCCCTACGCGGACCCGGCGCACGCACCGGCCCCCGGACCGCACGACCAGTCCCTCACCCGCCCCTACACGGCCCCCCAGCAGGGCGCCCCCTTCCAGGGGGTCCAGGGGGTCCAGGGATCGGCTCCCGCCCCGCGCACGCGACCGGGACCGTCCCCGAAGGTGGCGGTCCCGGTCCTGCTGGTGGCGCTGGTCTGCTTCGCCGTGGGCATCTGGGCGCTGACCCAGGTCTGA
- a CDS encoding DUF6344 domain-containing protein codes for MSTFKAKSIWTAFITAFFALLASLGLASSTTAAAETTNTNTEPAATTQEHAPAARATAAGPSVRWTLPRDRALPPTMKQRIRAEAHGSSPATRHLSSDAKNTVNTTGTARTSHGTTAQDASLLPP; via the coding sequence ATGAGCACCTTCAAGGCCAAGAGCATCTGGACCGCCTTCATCACCGCCTTCTTCGCCCTCCTCGCGTCGCTGGGCCTCGCGAGCTCCACCACCGCCGCCGCGGAAACCACGAACACGAACACGGAGCCGGCGGCGACGACCCAGGAGCACGCCCCGGCGGCCCGCGCAACCGCGGCCGGCCCTTCGGTGCGATGGACCCTTCCGCGTGACCGGGCCCTGCCGCCGACGATGAAGCAGCGCATCAGGGCCGAGGCCCACGGCTCCTCACCCGCCACCCGGCATCTGTCGTCCGACGCGAAGAACACCGTGAACACCACCGGAACCGCCCGCACCTCGCACGGCACCACGGCGCAGGACGCCTCGCTCCTCCCACCGTGA
- a CDS encoding helix-turn-helix domain-containing protein, whose product MDAAQQEATARARDLQRSWYGEPLGALFRRLIDDLGLNQARLAAALGLSAPMLSQLMSGQRAKIGNPAVVQRVQALQELAGQVADGSVSAGEATDRMEEIKKSQGGSVLSGTGQTTSSGGAPTVRRVVREIQSLLRSVAAAGDIIDAADSLAPTHPELAEFLKVYGAGRTAEAVAHYESHQS is encoded by the coding sequence ATGGATGCAGCGCAGCAAGAGGCGACGGCCAGAGCCAGAGACCTTCAGCGCAGTTGGTACGGAGAGCCGTTGGGGGCGCTCTTCCGCCGTCTGATCGACGATCTCGGTCTCAACCAGGCCCGGCTCGCCGCGGCACTCGGACTGTCCGCTCCCATGCTCTCCCAGCTCATGAGCGGTCAGCGCGCGAAGATCGGCAACCCGGCGGTCGTCCAGCGCGTCCAGGCACTCCAGGAACTCGCCGGTCAGGTCGCCGACGGCAGCGTCAGCGCCGGGGAGGCCACGGACCGCATGGAGGAGATCAAGAAGTCCCAGGGCGGCTCGGTGCTCTCGGGCACCGGCCAGACCACCTCCAGCGGTGGGGCACCCACCGTGCGCCGCGTGGTCCGGGAGATCCAGTCGCTGCTGCGCTCGGTCGCGGCCGCCGGTGACATCATCGATGCGGCGGACTCCCTCGCCCCGACGCACCCGGAACTGGCAGAGTTCCTCAAGGTGTACGGGGCGGGGCGCACCGCGGAAGCGGTCGCGCACTACGAGAGCCACCAGAGCTAG
- a CDS encoding DLW-39 family protein, translating into MKKLLLVALAAIGGLLVYRQIQADRAEQDLWTEATDSVPAGSGV; encoded by the coding sequence GTGAAGAAGCTTCTCCTGGTCGCACTGGCCGCCATCGGCGGGCTCCTCGTGTACCGCCAGATCCAGGCGGATCGCGCCGAGCAGGATCTGTGGACGGAGGCGACCGACTCCGTGCCCGCAGGTTCGGGTGTCTGA
- the gyrA gene encoding DNA gyrase subunit A has translation MADENTPVPVTPEEVPPVEGVGMRVEPVGLETEMQRSYLDYAMSVIVSRALPDVRDGLKPVHRRVLYAMYDGGYRPEKGFYKCARVVGDVMGTYHPHGDSSIYDALVRLAQPWSMRMPLVDSNGNFGSPGNDPAAAMRYTECKMMPLSMEMVRDIDEETVDFQDNYDGRNQEPTVLPARFPNLLVNGSAGIAVGMATNIPPHNLREVASGAQWYLENPEASQEELLEALIERIKGPDFPTGALVVGRKGIEEAYRTGRGSITMRAVVAVEEIQNRQCLVVTELPYQTNPDNLAQKIADLVKDGKVGGIADVRDETSSRTGQRLVVVLKRDAVAKVVLNNLYKHTDLQSNFGANMLALVDGVPRTLSIDAFIRHWVTHQIEVIVRRTKFRLRKAEERAHILRGLLKALNAIDEVIALIRRSQTVEIAREGLMGLLEIDEIQANAILEMQLRRLAALEHQKITAEHDELQAKINEYNEILASPARQRQIVSEELAAIVDKFGDDRRSKLVPFDGDMSIEDLIAEEDIVVTISRGGYVKRTKTDDYRSQKRGGKGVRGTKLKEDDIVDHFFVSTTHHWLLFFTNKGRVYRAKAYELPDAGRDARGQHVANLLAFQPDEQIAQILAIRDYDAAPYLILATKGGLVKKTALKDYDSPRSGGVIAINLRETADGSDDELIGAELVSSEDDLLLISKKAQSIRFTATDDALRPMGRATSGVKGMSFREGDELLSMNVVRPGTFVFTATDGGYAKRTAVDEYRVQGRGGLGIKAAKIVEDRGSLVGALVVEETDEILAITLGGGVIRTRVNEVRETGRDTMGVQLINLGKRDAVVGIARNAEAGREAAEVDDSVDTDAEGGTTAAATAEATTADAAAGSTVDSNVEDTSSSTGEHEE, from the coding sequence ATGGCCGACGAGAACACCCCCGTCCCCGTGACGCCCGAAGAGGTTCCGCCCGTCGAGGGCGTGGGCATGCGTGTCGAGCCCGTCGGGCTCGAGACGGAGATGCAGCGCTCCTACCTCGACTACGCGATGTCCGTCATCGTCTCGCGTGCGCTGCCCGACGTGCGGGACGGACTCAAGCCCGTCCACCGCCGGGTGCTGTACGCGATGTACGACGGCGGCTACCGGCCCGAGAAGGGCTTCTACAAGTGCGCCCGCGTCGTCGGTGACGTCATGGGTACGTACCACCCGCACGGCGACTCCTCGATCTACGACGCCCTGGTCCGCCTGGCGCAGCCCTGGTCGATGCGCATGCCGCTGGTGGACTCCAACGGCAACTTCGGTTCCCCGGGCAACGACCCGGCCGCCGCCATGCGGTACACCGAGTGCAAGATGATGCCGCTGTCCATGGAGATGGTCCGGGACATCGACGAGGAGACCGTCGACTTCCAGGACAACTACGACGGCCGCAACCAGGAGCCGACGGTCCTGCCGGCGCGCTTCCCGAACCTGCTGGTCAACGGCTCCGCGGGCATCGCGGTCGGCATGGCGACCAACATCCCGCCGCACAACCTGCGCGAGGTCGCGTCCGGCGCGCAGTGGTACCTGGAGAACCCGGAGGCCTCGCAGGAGGAGCTCCTGGAGGCCCTGATCGAGCGGATCAAGGGCCCCGACTTCCCCACCGGTGCGCTGGTCGTGGGCCGCAAGGGCATCGAGGAGGCGTACCGCACGGGGCGCGGCTCCATCACGATGCGCGCGGTCGTGGCGGTCGAGGAGATCCAGAACCGCCAGTGCCTGGTCGTGACGGAGCTTCCGTACCAGACCAACCCCGACAACCTCGCGCAGAAGATCGCCGACCTGGTGAAGGACGGCAAGGTCGGCGGCATCGCCGACGTGCGCGACGAGACCTCCTCGCGTACGGGCCAGCGCCTGGTCGTCGTGCTGAAGCGGGACGCGGTCGCCAAGGTCGTCCTGAACAACCTGTACAAGCACACCGACCTGCAGTCGAACTTCGGCGCCAACATGCTGGCGCTGGTGGACGGGGTGCCGCGCACCCTGTCGATCGACGCGTTCATCCGCCACTGGGTGACGCACCAGATCGAGGTCATCGTCCGGCGTACGAAGTTCCGGCTGCGCAAGGCCGAGGAGCGCGCGCACATCCTGCGCGGGCTGCTGAAGGCCCTGAACGCCATCGACGAGGTCATCGCCCTCATCCGGCGCAGCCAGACCGTCGAGATCGCCCGTGAGGGCCTGATGGGCCTGCTGGAGATCGACGAAATCCAGGCGAACGCGATCCTGGAGATGCAGCTGCGCCGGCTGGCCGCGCTGGAGCACCAGAAGATCACCGCCGAGCACGACGAGCTCCAGGCGAAGATCAACGAGTACAACGAGATCCTGGCCTCGCCCGCACGGCAGCGCCAGATCGTCAGCGAGGAGCTGGCGGCGATCGTCGACAAGTTCGGCGACGACCGGCGCTCCAAGCTGGTGCCCTTCGACGGTGACATGTCCATCGAGGACCTGATCGCCGAGGAGGACATCGTCGTCACGATCTCCCGCGGCGGCTATGTGAAGCGCACCAAGACGGACGACTACCGCTCGCAGAAGCGCGGCGGCAAGGGCGTGCGGGGCACGAAGCTGAAGGAAGACGACATCGTCGACCACTTCTTCGTGTCGACGACCCACCACTGGCTGCTGTTCTTCACCAACAAGGGCCGCGTCTACCGCGCCAAGGCGTACGAGCTGCCGGACGCCGGACGGGACGCGCGCGGCCAGCACGTCGCGAACCTGCTGGCCTTCCAGCCGGACGAGCAGATCGCGCAGATCCTGGCGATCCGCGACTACGACGCCGCCCCGTACCTGATCCTGGCCACCAAGGGCGGCCTGGTGAAGAAGACCGCGCTGAAGGACTACGACTCCCCGCGGTCCGGCGGTGTCATCGCCATCAACCTGCGCGAGACGGCGGACGGCTCCGACGACGAGCTGATCGGCGCCGAGCTGGTCTCCTCCGAGGACGACCTGCTGCTCATCAGCAAGAAGGCCCAGTCGATCAGGTTCACCGCTACGGACGACGCGCTGCGCCCGATGGGCCGCGCGACCTCGGGCGTCAAGGGCATGAGTTTCCGCGAGGGAGACGAACTGCTCTCGATGAATGTCGTCAGGCCCGGTACTTTCGTGTTCACTGCCACCGACGGCGGGTACGCGAAGCGGACCGCGGTCGACGAGTACCGCGTCCAGGGCCGCGGTGGCCTCGGCATCAAGGCCGCCAAGATCGTGGAGGACCGGGGCTCGCTGGTCGGCGCGCTGGTGGTCGAGGAGACCGATGAGATCCTCGCCATCACGCTCGGCGGTGGTGTGATTCGTACGCGAGTCAACGAAGTCAGGGAGACGGGCCGTGACACCATGGGCGTCCAACTGATCAATCTGGGCAAGCGCGATGCCGTCGTCGGCATCGCTCGCAACGCCGAGGCGGGCCGCGAGGCCGCGGAGGTCGACGATTCCGTCGACACCGACGCCGAAGGCGGGACGACCGCGGCAGCCACAGCCGAGGCCACCACGGCCGACGCGGCCGCCGGCAGCACGGTCGACAGCAATGTCGAGGACACGTCGTCCTCGACCGGGGAGCACGAGGAGTAG
- a CDS encoding DUF3566 domain-containing protein, whose protein sequence is MTDTRGPQPQYEGYATGPLPGEREPAPGQAGPYHPPQAYPSPPGGTQGGGRTYGGQQGMGAAQAARKPRTGARTTPRTRKARLRVAKADPWSVMKVSFLLSIALGICTVVASAVLWMVMDAMGVFSTVGGTISEATGSNEGNGFDLQAFLSLPRVLVFTSVIAVIDVVLATALATLGAFIYNLSAGFVGGVELTLAEDE, encoded by the coding sequence GTGACGGATACCCGGGGCCCTCAGCCCCAGTACGAGGGTTACGCGACCGGGCCGCTGCCCGGAGAGCGGGAACCCGCACCGGGCCAGGCGGGCCCGTACCACCCGCCGCAGGCCTACCCCTCGCCCCCGGGCGGGACCCAGGGCGGCGGGCGGACCTACGGCGGCCAGCAGGGCATGGGGGCCGCCCAGGCGGCCCGCAAGCCGCGGACGGGGGCGCGGACCACTCCGCGTACCCGCAAGGCGCGTCTGCGCGTCGCCAAGGCCGATCCGTGGTCGGTGATGAAGGTCAGCTTCCTGCTGTCCATCGCACTCGGCATCTGCACGGTGGTGGCGTCGGCGGTCCTGTGGATGGTGATGGACGCGATGGGCGTCTTCTCCACCGTGGGCGGCACCATCAGCGAGGCGACCGGTTCCAACGAGGGCAACGGCTTCGACCTGCAGGCGTTCCTTTCGCTGCCGAGGGTCCTCGTCTTCACCTCGGTCATCGCGGTGATCGACGTGGTCCTCGCCACCGCGCTGGCGACGCTGGGCGCCTTCATCTACAACCTGTCGGCGGGCTTCGTGGGCGGTGTCGAGCTGACGCTGGCCGAGGACGAGTAG